The following are encoded in a window of Candidatus Zixiibacteriota bacterium genomic DNA:
- a CDS encoding thioredoxin domain-containing protein, with protein MTGRNAALTAAAIAAVISLAEPATAQWYLRGLDDRPILEIRGETADTTALGTDRYVEDNLDHVLRRHEWVIVNFSAYWCPDSDRYNSHYARAAVQEEFAAIRWCCADVDGVRGNENFRERFALPGVPTTILFHNGMVASAADNSTAVLDGHEGDKGYDDLIELLLRFYITSEVREPDR; from the coding sequence ATGACCGGGAGAAATGCCGCACTGACGGCTGCGGCGATCGCAGCCGTCATCAGTCTCGCTGAACCGGCGACGGCCCAGTGGTACCTGCGCGGGCTGGACGACCGGCCGATTCTCGAGATTCGCGGGGAGACCGCGGATACGACGGCGCTCGGCACGGACCGTTATGTCGAGGACAACTTGGATCATGTCCTCCGCCGGCATGAGTGGGTGATCGTCAACTTCTCGGCGTACTGGTGCCCCGACAGCGATCGCTACAACTCCCATTACGCCAGGGCTGCGGTGCAGGAAGAGTTCGCTGCGATTCGCTGGTGCTGTGCCGACGTCGATGGCGTGCGGGGAAACGAAAATTTCCGCGAACGATTCGCATTGCCTGGTGTGCCGACGACGATCCTGTTTCACAACGGCATGGTCGCCTCGGCAGCGGACAACTCGACGGCGGTACTGGACGGCCACGAGGGCGACAAGGGATATGACGATCTGATCGAATTGCTGCTGCGGTTCTACATCACCAGCGAAGTTCGGGAGCCCGACAGGTAG
- a CDS encoding HAD-IIB family hydrolase, whose protein sequence is MPKAGRKRRTDPPARPGLVFFSDIDGTILDYYSYSFEPAQAAVRELKRRNVPLVLVSSKTSAEIRHIQKLLGLEAPFISEHGGAIFWPKSVIAECPRGATERNGCWVRELGTSYDKVRKHFIDYRLSAGVKLEGFGDWTPQQISREANMPLAAAMLAKKREYDEPFLFNPRLSDSEIDRHVSAICSNGWNILPGLRFFHLTGKADRSKAVRELVRWYQSVEPAKPHTIAFGDSPNDWAMMQECEIAVAVKRPDGKYHADLRAHKGIRLAGAPGPEGFNRMALRLMKQML, encoded by the coding sequence ATGCCGAAAGCAGGACGCAAACGTCGCACCGACCCGCCCGCACGACCCGGGCTCGTTTTCTTCAGCGACATCGACGGAACGATCCTCGATTATTACAGCTACTCGTTCGAGCCCGCGCAGGCGGCGGTTCGCGAGTTAAAACGCCGCAATGTCCCGCTCGTGCTGGTGTCCAGTAAAACGAGCGCGGAAATTCGTCACATCCAGAAGCTTTTGGGACTGGAGGCGCCGTTTATCTCCGAGCACGGCGGCGCGATCTTCTGGCCCAAATCGGTCATTGCCGAGTGTCCGCGCGGCGCGACCGAGCGCAACGGCTGCTGGGTCAGGGAGCTGGGAACATCATACGACAAAGTGCGCAAGCATTTCATCGACTACCGTTTATCGGCGGGCGTGAAACTGGAAGGATTCGGCGATTGGACGCCGCAGCAGATTTCCCGCGAAGCGAACATGCCGTTGGCGGCGGCGATGCTCGCCAAGAAGCGCGAATACGATGAGCCGTTTCTGTTTAATCCGCGCCTGTCCGATTCGGAAATCGACAGGCACGTCAGCGCGATCTGCAGCAACGGCTGGAACATATTGCCCGGCCTGCGATTCTTCCATCTGACCGGAAAGGCCGACAGGAGCAAGGCGGTGCGCGAGTTAGTCCGCTGGTATCAGAGCGTGGAACCGGCCAAGCCGCACACCATCGCCTTCGGCGACAGCCCGAACGACTGGGCGATGATGCAGGAGTGTGAGATTGCCGTCGCCGTGAAGCGTCCCGATGGCAAGTACCATGCCGACTTGCGCGCTCACAAGGGCATCCGGCTCGCCGGCGCGCCCGGCCCGGAAGGGTTCAACCGCATGGCCCTGCGTCTGATGAAGCAGATGTTGTAA
- a CDS encoding TonB-dependent receptor: protein MTAPAYASALFLTLCAAPAAPRAAHADSADSNRVAIAVAAAHPIATANSRDSSLLLPVASVDNPVSLGPPVILPPIQVEGVRTHPDVVRRIEPTRMQKSTARTLADMLQTIPGVRAYGTAETPGGIRVSVGGEPPHRVAILLDGLPLSGGPDGSVDVSTISPEAIAAIEVRPGAQSAVVGDAGVGGSVNFITRETATLPRLQISAIRGEDESDGESMTVRWDASGIDAAVTAERLKHGPRFEYPSGDSTAVRNDIRRDVVRGFTHVGIGERSALRLAAFHYDADHDAPGELENATPGATNADRRTRIQSVWESQAPLVQRVSAGFWWESTREEYEFAPATRGIPEHATLRERFLGSRVALEPRLLPIPVDLSGEVRHRSLHGVNHLRPALSFGSHARTEGAVRGGVHVSRHTFLGELSAALRGAGDFSDDAPPVVTSGISLSLAPVAGVQIRGGWGESFRRPLLTALHWKADAWTVGNPGLRPERAAEWNIGGGWSRGPLSVDTRYFERDVRDIIVWDKRGVPARYTPINVDRALIIGREDHARLSILRDMISLEYAHSVNGSYDKSGDRNYSDKELVFTPRHVHHASIRGVLGRVALEGHGLWTGRRAILRFNSKWLPAERSFDVLAAVDLRRRVPTVVARARIDNLTNERLEPLPGYPSPGRTWTLGVTVGL from the coding sequence ATGACTGCGCCCGCATACGCGTCCGCCTTGTTTCTCACACTGTGTGCCGCCCCGGCGGCACCGCGCGCGGCACACGCCGACAGCGCGGACTCCAATCGCGTCGCGATCGCTGTCGCCGCCGCGCATCCGATTGCGACTGCGAACAGCCGCGATTCGTCGCTTCTCCTGCCGGTCGCATCCGTTGACAATCCGGTTTCGCTTGGACCGCCGGTCATCCTGCCGCCGATCCAGGTCGAGGGCGTACGCACACATCCTGATGTTGTGCGTCGCATCGAGCCGACACGGATGCAGAAGTCGACGGCACGAACGCTCGCGGATATGCTCCAGACGATCCCCGGCGTGCGCGCGTACGGCACGGCGGAAACGCCCGGAGGCATTCGCGTCAGTGTCGGCGGTGAGCCGCCGCACCGCGTTGCGATTCTCCTCGATGGTCTGCCGTTGTCAGGCGGACCGGATGGTTCGGTCGACGTTTCCACAATCTCTCCGGAGGCCATCGCGGCGATTGAAGTCCGGCCGGGAGCGCAGTCCGCGGTGGTCGGTGATGCCGGTGTCGGCGGTTCCGTAAACTTCATCACCCGCGAGACGGCCACACTGCCGCGGCTCCAAATCTCTGCGATTCGGGGCGAGGATGAATCCGACGGCGAATCGATGACGGTGCGGTGGGATGCATCCGGGATCGACGCGGCGGTCACGGCCGAGCGTCTGAAGCACGGTCCCCGGTTTGAGTATCCATCCGGAGATTCGACCGCCGTTCGCAACGATATCCGTCGTGATGTTGTCCGTGGATTCACGCATGTCGGCATCGGGGAGCGATCCGCGCTGCGATTGGCGGCCTTTCACTACGATGCCGATCATGATGCGCCCGGCGAATTGGAAAACGCCACACCGGGGGCGACCAATGCGGACCGTCGCACGCGCATCCAGAGTGTTTGGGAGAGTCAGGCGCCGCTGGTGCAGCGTGTATCCGCCGGGTTCTGGTGGGAATCGACGCGCGAGGAGTATGAGTTTGCGCCCGCCACGCGCGGCATTCCGGAGCACGCAACTCTCCGCGAACGGTTTCTCGGATCGCGCGTTGCACTCGAGCCGCGACTGCTCCCGATACCCGTCGACCTCTCAGGCGAAGTGCGGCATCGGTCGCTGCATGGAGTCAACCACTTGCGCCCGGCGTTGTCATTCGGTTCACACGCGAGAACGGAGGGCGCCGTTCGCGGCGGGGTCCATGTGTCGCGGCACACGTTTCTGGGCGAACTGTCGGCGGCGCTGCGCGGCGCGGGCGATTTCTCCGATGATGCCCCGCCGGTCGTCACGTCGGGCATATCGCTCTCGCTGGCGCCCGTCGCCGGTGTTCAGATTCGCGGCGGCTGGGGCGAATCGTTTCGCCGCCCGCTGCTGACCGCTCTGCACTGGAAGGCCGACGCGTGGACGGTCGGCAATCCCGGCCTCAGACCGGAGCGAGCGGCGGAGTGGAACATCGGCGGCGGTTGGTCGCGCGGCCCGCTGTCCGTCGACACACGCTACTTCGAACGCGACGTGCGCGACATCATCGTCTGGGACAAACGCGGCGTTCCGGCGCGTTACACGCCGATCAATGTCGACCGCGCGCTGATCATCGGACGCGAAGATCACGCGCGGCTGTCGATCCTGCGCGATATGATCTCCCTCGAATACGCGCACAGCGTCAATGGCTCCTATGACAAGAGCGGCGACCGCAACTATTCGGACAAGGAACTGGTGTTCACGCCGCGCCATGTTCACCACGCCTCAATACGGGGTGTCCTTGGCCGAGTCGCGCTCGAAGGGCATGGGCTTTGGACGGGGCGGCGCGCGATCCTGCGCTTCAATTCCAAGTGGCTGCCCGCCGAACGGTCGTTCGATGTGCTCGCCGCCGTCGATCTGCGGCGGCGCGTGCCCACGGTCGTCGCGCGTGCCCGCATCGACAATCTGACAAATGAACGACTCGAGCCGCTGCCCGGTTATCCGTCGCCGGGACGCACCTGGACGCTCGGCGTGACGGTCGGACTGTGA
- a CDS encoding DUF4430 domain-containing protein: protein MSIGTVLRSRAVTALPVVLLLHGCNGGGQSDIAARTEPIALAPGVLLVEYAADSADTFPSWVDDSIPALQWLRMATDSAGIPLEVREYPFGTLVERIGPRRNGDGGYWLYKVNGAMVPRSADAHRIASTDTVLFFFDER, encoded by the coding sequence GTGAGCATCGGGACGGTCTTGCGGTCACGCGCCGTCACTGCGTTGCCGGTCGTGCTGTTGCTGCACGGCTGCAATGGCGGCGGACAGTCAGACATCGCCGCCAGAACGGAGCCGATCGCCCTGGCCCCCGGTGTTCTGCTCGTGGAATACGCAGCGGATTCTGCCGACACATTCCCGTCGTGGGTTGACGATTCAATACCGGCGTTGCAGTGGCTACGGATGGCAACCGACAGCGCCGGGATTCCACTTGAGGTCAGGGAGTATCCGTTCGGCACATTGGTCGAACGCATCGGCCCCCGTCGCAATGGTGACGGCGGATACTGGCTCTACAAAGTCAACGGGGCGATGGTGCCGCGATCGGCCGATGCGCACCGTATCGCATCGACCGACACGGTCTTGTTTTTCTTTGACGAGCGGTGA
- a CDS encoding deoxyhypusine synthase family protein, producing the protein MGPIAQFMQHHFRHFNAAAVVAAADAWNRHLDNGGQMLVTLAGAMSTAELGISLAEMIRRDKVHGIVCTGANLEEDAFNLVAHDFYVRVPEWRDLRPADEQVLLDRNLNRVTDTCIPEHEAMRRIEGAILREWTQADKSGERLFPHEFFWKILRHSELEQSFQIDKKDSWLYAAMQKELPIFVPGWEDSTLGNMYAGHVMSGDIKNVHTVRTGIEYMTALADWYTMTSARHSIGFFQIGGGIAGDFPICVVPMLRQDLQRADTPLWGYFCQISDSTTSYGSYSGAIPNEKITWEKLGIDTPRHMIESDASIVAPLIFAYVLGW; encoded by the coding sequence ATGGGACCGATTGCACAGTTCATGCAGCATCACTTTCGACACTTCAATGCCGCGGCGGTCGTGGCCGCGGCCGACGCCTGGAACCGGCATTTGGACAATGGCGGCCAGATGCTGGTCACGCTCGCCGGGGCCATGAGCACCGCCGAGCTGGGGATTTCATTGGCCGAGATGATTCGCCGCGACAAAGTTCATGGCATCGTCTGCACCGGCGCGAATCTCGAAGAGGACGCATTCAATCTCGTCGCCCACGATTTCTACGTCCGCGTTCCCGAGTGGCGCGACCTGCGGCCCGCGGACGAGCAGGTCTTGCTCGACCGCAATCTGAACCGCGTCACCGATACCTGCATCCCCGAACATGAAGCGATGCGTCGCATCGAGGGCGCGATTCTGCGCGAGTGGACACAGGCCGACAAAAGCGGCGAGCGACTCTTTCCGCACGAGTTCTTCTGGAAGATTCTGCGTCATTCTGAACTGGAGCAGAGCTTTCAGATCGACAAGAAAGACAGTTGGCTCTACGCCGCGATGCAAAAGGAGCTGCCGATCTTCGTCCCCGGCTGGGAAGACTCCACGCTCGGCAACATGTATGCCGGGCACGTCATGTCCGGCGACATCAAGAACGTGCACACAGTCCGTACCGGAATCGAATACATGACCGCGCTCGCCGACTGGTACACGATGACCAGCGCCAGACACTCGATCGGTTTCTTCCAGATCGGCGGCGGCATCGCCGGCGATTTCCCGATCTGTGTCGTGCCGATGCTGAGGCAGGATTTGCAGCGCGCCGACACACCCCTCTGGGGCTACTTCTGCCAGATCAGCGATTCGACCACCAGCTACGGCTCCTACTCCGGCGCAATCCCCAACGAAAAGATTACGTGGGAAAAACTCGGGATCGACACCCCCAGACACATGATCGAATCCGACGCCAGCATCGTCGCGCCGTTGATCTTCGCGTACGTGCTGGGGTGGTAG
- a CDS encoding HXXEE domain-containing protein — protein MSEEPQSVLPSFLILAVIAVAAACVTIARGGIRGDAVALRKTARMAVLTTILQAGHFLEEATTGLNLRLPELFGAAPLTMEFFVTVNVVALVIWLVSAWALARGSSGVLFPLWFLGVACVANAVIHPALSAATGGYFPGLITSPVVGAAGFFLLRSLARITQRSGPVSGDS, from the coding sequence ATGAGTGAAGAACCCCAAAGTGTTTTGCCGAGCTTCCTGATTCTTGCGGTGATTGCCGTGGCAGCCGCTTGCGTAACCATTGCTCGCGGCGGGATTCGCGGTGACGCTGTTGCCCTGCGAAAGACTGCCCGCATGGCGGTGCTGACGACGATTCTTCAGGCGGGACACTTTCTCGAGGAAGCAACCACCGGACTTAACCTCCGCCTTCCCGAACTTTTCGGCGCCGCGCCGTTGACAATGGAATTCTTCGTCACGGTCAACGTTGTCGCGCTTGTGATTTGGCTTGTATCGGCCTGGGCGTTGGCGCGAGGGTCATCGGGGGTTCTCTTCCCGCTCTGGTTCCTCGGTGTCGCCTGCGTCGCCAACGCCGTCATCCATCCTGCACTCTCAGCGGCCACCGGCGGCTACTTCCCCGGATTGATTACTTCTCCCGTCGTCGGCGCAGCCGGGTTCTTTCTGCTGCGCAGTCTTGCTCGGATCACCCAACGAAGCGGGCCTGTTAGCGGCGACTCATGA
- a CDS encoding terminase family protein has protein sequence MDAPFTAECPPDRDTWRRAVADPVYFATYFLGIEPHAAQACWLRHSIRSENLLHAGNRWGKSLAAAIKCAHRLLFQIRNPRYDRNGRYVALNVSITLDQARIIFNETVRLLQRLPWSSHLIADLLRTPFPMLRLSNGSVLWARSSQRRGEFLLGHDYDFVTFDEAAFELHPDYVVEEVLMTRVLDRAGQIDYISTPRGRNWFYRKSLQLAAHPDQGYVQRGDSRDNPHLPAAFLDKTIARLSPQRRAQNIEGRFVELGNEVLREDEIQRALSHSSGLSEPIRGRAYVHGWDLARKRTWTVGVTLDISQRPAQVVAFERFQHRPWPAVYAAIRQRHRRYGGRVLIDATGLGDVVLAELVDIRAEGFNFGERGGRAKAELIANLQQQFAHGMVALPHIEMADEHGEIWTLTDELREFGWDDNAHLDAVMALALALWLIRPEISQTANPEFRLRRW, from the coding sequence ATGGATGCGCCGTTCACGGCCGAATGCCCTCCCGATCGTGACACCTGGCGTCGCGCGGTAGCCGACCCGGTCTACTTTGCCACATACTTCCTCGGTATTGAGCCGCACGCGGCACAGGCATGTTGGCTGCGCCATTCGATCCGCTCCGAAAATCTCCTGCACGCCGGCAATCGCTGGGGCAAGTCGCTGGCCGCCGCGATCAAATGTGCACACCGTCTCCTCTTTCAAATCCGCAATCCCCGCTACGACCGCAACGGCCGCTATGTCGCGCTCAATGTCTCGATCACCCTCGATCAGGCGCGGATCATCTTCAATGAGACCGTCCGCCTGTTGCAACGCCTGCCGTGGTCGTCACATCTGATCGCCGATCTGCTGCGCACGCCGTTTCCGATGCTGCGTCTGAGCAACGGTTCGGTGCTGTGGGCGCGTTCGTCACAACGGCGCGGCGAGTTTCTGCTGGGGCACGACTACGACTTTGTGACATTCGACGAAGCGGCATTCGAATTGCATCCCGACTATGTCGTCGAGGAAGTGTTGATGACGCGAGTCCTGGACCGTGCCGGGCAGATCGATTACATCTCAACGCCGCGCGGACGAAACTGGTTTTACCGCAAGTCGCTCCAACTGGCGGCGCATCCCGATCAGGGATACGTGCAACGTGGCGACTCCCGCGACAATCCCCACCTGCCGGCCGCGTTTCTGGACAAGACGATTGCGCGGCTCTCCCCGCAGCGGCGCGCGCAAAACATCGAGGGGCGCTTTGTCGAATTGGGCAATGAAGTGCTCCGCGAAGACGAGATCCAACGCGCGCTGTCGCATTCGAGCGGACTGTCCGAGCCGATTCGCGGCCGCGCGTACGTCCACGGCTGGGACCTCGCGCGCAAGCGCACCTGGACCGTCGGCGTCACGCTCGACATCTCGCAACGCCCGGCACAAGTGGTCGCCTTCGAGCGATTCCAGCATCGCCCATGGCCCGCGGTCTATGCGGCCATTCGTCAGCGTCACCGGCGATACGGCGGGCGCGTCCTCATCGACGCCACCGGGTTGGGTGATGTCGTGCTGGCGGAACTGGTCGACATTCGCGCCGAGGGGTTCAACTTCGGCGAACGCGGCGGGCGCGCCAAAGCGGAATTGATCGCCAATCTCCAGCAACAGTTCGCGCACGGAATGGTCGCCCTGCCCCACATCGAAATGGCCGATGAACATGGCGAGATCTGGACGCTGACCGACGAACTGCGCGAATTCGGCTGGGACGACAACGCCCATCTCGATGCAGTCATGGCTCTGGCGCTGGCCCTCTGGTTGATCCGTCCGGAAATCAGTCAAACGGCCAACCCGGAGTTTCGCCTGCGTCGCTGGTGA